The DNA window aattttgatataggagTATGCCAAAATGGTTAAcggtgtggttttgtgaaactttagtaCCTACACGAGGTTATGTGCCACTTGTCAAAAGCACTATAGTTTTCTGCATCTTGGACCATATAGatggggttttatgaaatttactcaaaatttaaaCATCCCAGGTGCTTTCCAGCAAGGTACAGTGCCCAAATACATCTTGCCATCAATTCATATCTTAAAGATGCATATACCACCTATTATAGCAGCAATATAATTATCTTGACTAAAGGGTGCACCGAGGACCTCAACAAGGAAAAGCAGAGGTGTTACTGCCAAGAAACAGACCAGTGACAAGAAATAATAATTACCTCAATGAAGGCTTTTGGATTTGGGCAGTTTTGCTGTTTTGATAACTTCAGTGTACGTTCTGCAGCTGTACGACCATCTCGGCGTGCAACAGCCTTGAAAAATTCCAGTAAATTCACACGATCATTACTTGAAAGTTCAGCAGTCATTCCTACATCAAGGAATACTACATGTGGCCTAGACTTCAAAAGGGTGTTATTTGAATTCCTTGGTTGTATAACACGGACCAAAATATTTCCAGGGTGCATATCCGCATGAACAAAGTTATCAACCTGCAAAAGGTGGATGTTAACAATGCTGCAACGTGGTGAAAACTAACCATAATTAAAAGCCCTAAAATGTTAAGTGCCTATGTGTAACTAGCAAATAGAATGTACTAAAGAGAGATGGTCAAGGTCCAGTGAGGTTCATCAATTTGgaccaaaataataataaaaataatgatCTTTTAATATTGTGTTGAATTGCATACACAATAGTTCTGTAAGAAACTAAGAACGAAGGAGCTAAAGTGATATTATATgcataaaacaaaatattgaaaCCCTTTATCTTTCCAAAATATGTCACATTTTGCATATTTTCAAATCCTTGGTTTCAAACTTGTGTAAAGATATATTTGGATTAGTTTTGTCTAGAGAAGTGAAGTGACAGTTGTGCTGAATGTCTTTGCTAACCTATATCAATATGAACCAGAGATGTTTCTAAACAAGCACTGAACTTTATAAACAGGCAGTTCAATTTAGAGGTTAAATGCAACAATGCTCAATTGAACTCACGGGCTCATAGCATAAACAGTAACCCAGAAATAGACCATAAGACACAAGAGTCATCATTCATCAAAAGGGTATGCTATAACATTTCATTGTTTCACTCAAATGAAATACATGCTCTCATCTCCAAACGCAAAACAATAATGACAATTCTAAGATATGGCTGAAAGCATTACCAGAAGCATTTTCAGGAGAGCATGAGTGCCAATATGTGCAAGGGCGCTTTTAATTCGATCATGTCCATCGAGGTCATCGACATAGTGTGCAACACTCTCACCGTGCTCATAAGTTTCAACCAATACAGCAGGATGAACAAGTGGGTAAAGAGGTTTTGGAAAAGACACATCCTTCCACCTTCGGAAGTTGTAGATAAACCGGCTCAAATGAGCAGCTTCCCTTGCAAGGTCAACTTGAGACATCATAAAGACAGCAAACTGTTGCACACTCTCATCCAGCCGCAACCAATTCAATGTAGGAATATATCTAGAAATTTTAGCTACTGCATTAATGATAGTGAAATCCCTCCGTATTGATTCTCCTACGCCAGGATGTCTTACTTTTACAGCAACTGTTACACGCTTTATATGCTGGCCAGGATACCGGAATCTCAAACCAGCTCGGTGCACTTGAGCAACACTTCCAGAAGCAACAGGCTCTTCTTCAAAATTCTCAAAAAGATCAGATAGCTTTCGACCAAAAGCTTTCTCAACAGTCTTCTTGGTATAAGCAAAGCTGTGAGCAGGTGCTTTTGTGTGTAGTTTTGACAATTCAGCACAGAGGTCACTTTCAAATAAATCAGGGCGAGTAGCAGCCCATTGGCCCCATTTAATAAATGCAGGACCTGCTTTCTCCAGGGTACGATGCACAAGACGGAGCCATGTTTTCCTGTACTTACTGCCAAGAGTATCTGCAAATGGGGCCATGAGTATACTTGGAGTGAACAACAATGCCAAATATATTGATCTGAAGATTATGATGACCAGCTCTACTGCTGAAAATATCAAGGAGGTGACATAGATACGACCATCTTGAGCACGCGTGTAAAGACTATCACGAATTGGTAAGTACTCTCCGTCTGCACTGGTCTTCTGAGCTAGCATTATCTCCCCAGCAACGAAAGCAAAGAGGTAAGGAACTAAATTAGATCTAGTGGCAGCCAAGCTAATGGCACAAGCAACCCTACTTAAAATCGGAGA is part of the Oryza glaberrima chromosome 4, OglaRS2, whole genome shotgun sequence genome and encodes:
- the LOC127770423 gene encoding uncharacterized protein LOC127770423 translates to MMSRFMQIGKSRKLVHDVLVNSKPNSFTAQNIGSNFVFGLAHTGRACLHGKVPHGPGTSSMLGRAKESLYRNPAARNFSVLSTCSQNAFHGQLAWKQLMTIGSHVPKASPILSRVACAISLAATRSNLVPYLFAFVAGEIMLAQKTSADGEYLPIRDSLYTRAQDGRIYVTSLIFSAVELVIIIFRSIYLALLFTPSILMAPFADTLGSKYRKTWLRLVHRTLEKAGPAFIKWGQWAATRPDLFESDLCAELSKLHTKAPAHSFAYTKKTVEKAFGRKLSDLFENFEEEPVASGSVAQVHRAGLRFRYPGQHIKRVTVAVKVRHPGVGESIRRDFTIINAVAKISRYIPTLNWLRLDESVQQFAVFMMSQVDLAREAAHLSRFIYNFRRWKDVSFPKPLYPLVHPAVLVETYEHGESVAHYVDDLDGHDRIKSALAHIGTHALLKMLLVDNFVHADMHPGNILVRVIQPRNSNNTLLKSRPHVVFLDVGMTAELSSNDRVNLLEFFKAVARRDGRTAAERTLKLSKQQNCPNPKAFIEEVERSFSFWGTSEGDAVHPAECMHQLLEQVRRHKVNIDGNVCTVMVTTLVLEGWQRKLDPDYNVMKTLQTLLFKEDWAKSLQYTIEGLMAP